In Lactiplantibacillus pentosus, the sequence TGCTAATATTTTAGCAGCAACCGATGTGGATGGTCGTTCAATCAACGAAGCAGTTGTTATTACTGGTGATGTCGATTGGCGGCGCCCAGGAATTTACCAGCTCACTTACGAGCTTGTGGACCAACTAGGTAAACTGCATTCAGCGAAGACAAAGATTACGTTGATTGCTGCTGACGATGGTTCGGGTAACCAAGGCGGCAATGGCAATACCGACAACGGTTCGGGTAACCAAGGCGACAACGGTAATACGGATAACGGTTCGGGTAATCAAGGCGGCAATGGCAATACGGACAATGGTTCGGGTAACCAAGGCGGCAATGGCAATACCGACAACGGTTCGGGTAACCAAGGCGACAACGGTAATACGGATAACGGTTCGGGTAACCAAGGCGGCAATGGTAATACGGGCAACGGTTCCGGTAACCAAGGCGGCAATGGCAATACGGACAATGGTTCGGGCAACCAAGGCGGCAGTGGCAATACCGACAATGGTTCAGATAACCAAGGCGGTAATGGTAATACGGACAATGGTTCGGGCAACCAAGGCAGTAATGACGATGCCGACAATGGTTCGGGTGACCAAGGCGATAATGTCAATACCAACACTAATTCTGACCACCAAGGCGACAAGGCTGATGATAATGCAGTATCTAACGATAATTTAAATACAGATCATCAAATTGATGCTGACACAATCCATGACGCTGACAACAACTCAGGGCAAAATGAGGTTGCGAAGCCAAATACTGTGAGCCATGAGAACGGTGCTAATGCAACGGTCGCAAAACATCAATCAGTAACTACTAACAGTGTGAAATCAACGACTAACACCAAAACAAACAAGCAACCTAGTGTTGGTTCACCCACACAATTACCACAAACGGATGAACACAATGCAGGTACCACGAATTGGTGGCCTTGGTTGGGCATTGCGCTTGCCGGACTGATTACAATGGTCAAGCCAACCAAGAAGAAGGAAAAGTAACTCACTTTAATCAGTATTAGTACAAGAGGTCGCAACCCTGCGCATTCAGGGTTGCGACTTTTATTATACAATTTATTGACTGTTTGCTAGGCAAGGGCGAGACTAAATCACAAACCATTTATCTAAGGCAAGAAAGTGAAGCAAATCAGTGATGCTAAAAAGAGATGGATGCTTACAACTCTTGATCTTACATTATCTATTCATTGATGCAATCCGGTGTTGAACGTGTAAAAACTATTTTTGTACTAGTATTTTTCATGCAATATAAAAATAGGAATCTCGCTAAACGTTGATTTAACGGGATTCCTACTTTTGAAATGTTCTCTTATGACTAATTATGCTCCAGGCAGGATTCACGCTTGTTGGTATGACTAGCTTTATATGTGTAACGTGCAAAAAGCTTGCAAAATTATTCGGCAATTTCTTTAACTGATTTTGGGGCGGTAATGTCATCTAAATATTGTTCGATTTTGTTATCAGTTTTAACTTTATATTCTTCAATCAAATATGAATAGACCCTTGTAGTTGTTGCTAAATCAGAATGACCAAGACGCTTAGATATTGCATATAGATCAGCACCACAGTAAAGTAAGTAAGCTACGTGAGTATGCCGTAATGAATGAAAGTGGAACCCAGCGCGTTTAATATTTAGGGACTTTAGTGATTCCCGTAGTGTTTTATTAACCGCTGCAGATGTTGGTACAGTTCCATATTGATTAATGAATATTAAATCTGCACGTTTATGTTGTTTCATTTCGATAAACATATCAGTTAAGTCTTGATTGATGCGAATAATTCGGTTTGAAGATTCATTTTTAGTTGGAATTAATTCTTGAGTGCTTTCATTAAGTGCATGTCTGACTGTGATAGTCTTAAAGTCAGTGTTTATATCTTTCCACTGTAGCCCTTGAATTTCGCCTAAACGCATACCAGTATAGATAGCAGTTAAAATCATTTGGTGCGAAGTGAAGTTCTTATTAATGTGATTAAGAGAATATGCTGAAAGCTGTTGTATTTCTTGCATATTTAAATACTCAATCTTGCGTGACTTTTTGGGATTGAAAACCAATTCAACATTCTCAGTAAAGTCCTTAGTAATCATATCTTCATAAATGGCGTTGTGCACGCAAGCTCGAATTAGACTATTTACCTTTTTGACAGTATCCTTTGCATGGTTAGCACCGTAAGCATTAATGAACTGCTGATATTTCCGTCGTGTTATATTTTCAATTTCGGTTTGATTAAAATAATTCTGCAACTCATGGTAGGTGATTATATATCGATGCTGAGTTCGCTCAGATATTTTTGCTTTTTTAAAGTCTTCAAACCAACTATTGAAGTATTCTGCAAAAACGTGAGAATTTTTTTTGTCGTTTGGCAAAATTCCTAATGCAATATTATCTTCGATTGAATTGCTATAAAGCTGTGCGGCTTTTTTAGTTTTAAAGCCAGCCTTGCTAAAGGTTGCATATTTACCATTACGTTTCTTATAGCTAATTCTTGTTTGCCAGCTGCCGAAACGTTTTGTGATTGATGCCATAATATTTTCCTCCAATATGATATACTAAAGGAGCCATTAAGTCCTTTAGCGATTTAATTCAAGTTAAGCACATCCCAAACTTTAGACGGTTGGGGGATGTGCTTTTTGTTGCTTATAGATCGTTATTAGCGAATGCATCTCTTAAAAAAACTAATGCCAATAAAGCAATCCATATTAAGGGAGAATGAAAATTATAGTAGAAAACAGCAAATATAATTCCAATAACTCCTACGATCATTATCAGCCACGATACTAGGCTTGAAGTGTAATGTTTCTGATCAAGTGAAGGATTACTTTTAATAGCTGGTTTATATAGAGTAAAATGGGCTATTAATGAAAATATAAAGATAACTGGCAATATCCATAGCGAATCTGTAAAGATTGATTTTGGATATGTTTCCTCCAATGCCAGCACTATGAAAAATGGGTAAAAGTCAATATTATTCACAAGAGCATATTTCCAATTAAAATTCATCGATCTAACCATCTCCAATAATTGTTAAGTTTTATGTTCAAAAATTCAAACGCGAGCGGCAGGAGTCGAACCTGCATTGGAAGGTAGGTTATGCTTGAATTAAAGGAACCGTTCTACCGTTGAACTACACTCGCATAATCCATATCCCAAACTTTGGTCGGTTGAGGGGATATGGTTATTTATTTACTCAGACGTAATAATTAGACCAGTTGCGACTATCAAAATTAAAGTTATTTATTGAAGTTAATTGTAGTTTGATTATCAACACCGTAGTAATTTCCACTATCTTCGATTAGTTCAGCAGAGACAAACTTATACTGATTCATTTTCTTGATGTCCTCCCTTTTAGCAACCGCCTGTAAAAGCCCTGTCTTTTTAAGGCCTGGTTGAATTTTATCACCGACTAATTCATCTATTGCTCCGTGATTAGATGAAACTTGATCACCTGATGGGGTAATTAATTCAACTCCGTTTGAAGAAACGCGTTTTTTACTATTATTTTTAAGTGAGTAATCCAGCTGGTATTCATAATAAGTATCAGTGAGCTTTTTACCAAAATTATTTTCATCATTAACACGCTGTGATTTCTTCGTTGTTTCAATTTTTAATAGTTTGGCTTCTTTAAAATAATAAGTAGCCGATTTGGTGTTTATTGCCTTATTATGATAATTTTTAATAGCTAACAGTGTAATTTTTCCAGTTTCATTATCCTTTGTGTAGGTTCCAACTTTTTTTAATGGTCCTGACACTTCTTGTGAGTTGGACGAGCTCTTACTGACGTTGTTACCACATCCAGCTAAGACAATCCCCATTAATAGCGTAGCTCCGACTGCTAAAATTCTGTTCATCTTCATTTAAACATCCTCCAAATTCCCCAGCTTTTACCGACATCCGTATCTGGTCTATTTGTTCAGGTTAGCATGTCCCGATATCTTGCCGGATGGGGGACACGCTTTTTTATATTCACATTCCAGTTTTATATCCAGAATCAGTCATTATCTGTTTGTAAACTTTCAATTGTCCTTTTGAGCCTTCGTCTTTAGGTGTGAATTTTTTGCTCAAAACGTTTGCAGATAGTCTTACTAATGTTTCAATTTGTTGATCGTCGATGAAATCACCGGGCTCATTATCTGTAAAGGTCGGCAAGCCTTGAATTGCAATTCGACGTTGAGTGTGATTACTGTAAGTTTCAGGAATTGATTTGACAATTTTTCTTAAGTCTTTTCCAGCTTTACTGCCATCATACAATTGTCTGTCAGTAGCATTATTAGATATTTTAGATAGCGTTTTTCCATCCTTTGTTGCACGTTTTATAGTGTTATAATCACTTCGTTCAATATTAATGCCACCATACATAGGTGCCGCATAAAAGAACCCAGCTAATGAGCCAAAAAATAATAGGACGCTTACACCAATAACAATCAAGGAATTTTTTTTGGTACTATGTCTAATTACTTGTACTATCAGATATACGATACCTACCCCGAAGATAATTAGAGCAAAAGTAGACAAATGTGCCCAAAACATCATAATAAACATCCTCCAATGATATAATAATATTTGTAAATCAATATCATTGGTTACGACGTCTCACTGTTTGCGGCAGTGGGGCGCTTTTTTTTATTTAGAACATTAATTCGTAGAATTTATCTGGTAGACCATAGGCCATTTGTATTTCGTTAAAGCTTTGTGGTCGGTCGCCATACTGTTCTTTGTATAGGGCGGTAAGTTCACTACATGCAAATAAATTAGCTTCACGTTCCATTTTGCCTTCCCAATTATTTCCAATGGTGTAGAGAGCGGCGCAGGACGTGTGATCTAATCCATGCTTCAATTCGTGAGCCATGACCACATATTTTTCTGGTACTTCTTGCAATTCATCTGACAAGCCAATGTACACATCACCGCTGCTTGCGGTCGTACATATCCCTTTGAGGTTGCCTAAACTAGCATATTCAACACGATAACCTAAACTGTCTGCAATGACAAAAGGATCGAAAGTTCCTAATTTATCGGCTAATTGATGAACTTGTAGATACAGTTTATAACTGTTCATCAACAACACCTACTTTTTATTATCGTCATTCCGATGCTTTTGTTTATCTTCCCAGAACACACCTTCCAAGAAGGCACGTACCTTAATTTTTGTTTCGTCGTCCATATCCATACCTTGGAAGCCCATTGGCACATTTGATTTGAGCCACTCATCAAGGTCGATTTTATCGTCCTCAGTTGCCCAGTCAGGACTATTCTGAGTTTCACGGCCAAGCAGGTAGTCAGTTGTGACACCGAAATAGTCAGCTACTTTTTTTAGGTTATCAGCTTTGGGCGAGGACTTATCCCACCGACGAATTTGACCATTAGATATCCCAGTGATTCGCTCAAGTTCAGCTAAGGTGATATGTTTCTCGTTGGCTAAGCCTTGAATTCTACTTTTTAAATCCATTGATTTACCGGCCTTCCTTAGCCGCAAAACAAATATAATAGCAAAAAAGCTAATTTAAACGTTGACAAATAACTTTTACGCTAATATACTATGTTCATAAGCTAATTGATTAGCTAAAAGCACTAACAAATAAACCTTAATTTTACGTTCCCCAACGTGATAAACGGCTTTGTATAGGCTTATTTAACTATGACCTAATAATAGCTTTTAAGCTATTATATGTCAACAGTTTAGCAAAAAAATTAGCTAATAAAGAAAGGAGTGAAACAAATGAGTACAGATTTGGGAGTGAAGGTTAGAGGAAAGTTGTTCGAAAAAGATATGACACAAATTCAATTAGCAAAGCTGGTTGGCATTAGCGATGTATATTTGAGCGATATTCTCCATGGGCGCAAGACTGGGCCAAAACCACAAGAACATATTAAGAAAATCAAAAAAATTCTTGGTATCTAAGGAGGACTAATCATGAACGAATTAAAAGTAATTGGTTGTGAACGTATCGGTCAATATGAATTCACTGGAATTGAAGGTGGGTTCGGCGAGAACAAGAAAGCAATGTTGGTTAAGGATATCGCCAAGATTCATGAGCGACCAGTATTTAAGATTAATGAACTTATTAATAACAACATTAAGCGGTTCAAAGAAGGTATCGATTTAATTGATTTAAAACATATCCTTCAAAAGGATGTGTTTTCCGAATATGGATTTAGCAAGGCACAATGGGGAAATGCAACAAACATCTACCTATTATCTGAACGAGGTTATAGCAAGCTACTTAAAATTCTCGAAGATGACAAAGCTTGGGAAATCTATGATCAACTGGTTGATAACTATTTCAACATGCGTCAGGCTATCAAAGAAAATCAGCCGTCATTAGTTGCTGGTAAGCGACTTGAAATTATGGAGAAGAACGCTTCTACTCGGAAAGCAAATTTACTATATAAAATTGCTCAAGCTACGAGTTCTGAAACGTCTAGCCAATCATTATTAGCACAAGCCGCTAAAGAACTTACTGGTGAAATGACTATCCCAGTTATGAAACATAAGGAATACAGTGCGGGAGATGTTGGTAAGCAACTTGGTATTTCAGCCAACAAGGTTGGACGAATTGCCAATAGTATTGAAATCAAAGCCGAACAACCTGGTCAGAATGAATATGGGCGTTGGAGTAACAGTAAATCACAACATTCTGATAAGGAAGTCCCACAGTGGTTGTATTTTGATGAAGGCGTTATGGCAATTAAAACGGCTAATAAGGGGATGAATAAACGATGACGGAAAAATTAGTTTTAAGAAAACAACATCTTAATGGCAATAATGGAACCAAGCCAATATTCGTTGATGTCTCAATTCTTGATTCCATTCGTGAAATTAAAGAAGAAACCGGAATCCCGATGAGAAGAATTGTTGAACAGTTTTTATGTTATGCAATGAAGAATGTTCAGATTGTTGATGACGAAGGAGACGAACAGTGATGACCCAATCATTATTAGATCAGATTGAAGTAACTGGAACTTTCCGTTTCCCACTACCTGATGGCATGAAGCTTGTTCCCGTTGATTCTCATGGTTACGAAGGTGAGTCATTGACCGGTCGATGGTGGACCATGAAAGATTTACGTGAATGGTGTGCTAATAAGTCAGTTGACTGGTTGAAAGATAACATCCTAGAAAACCCACGCTACAGTCGCGAGATTGGGGCAATGGAACGCAAAGGCCAAATCATTCATAAAGGTCGTGGTAGCGCATGGAAGTTTAAAGCCAAGGCAATGGCGGAGTTTTTGGATAAGCACGGCGAAGAGCTGCCATGGTAACGAAGGGAGGTGTTACGGATGATTGAAGGAGCAACAGTAGGATGCGTGTTAACAGCGCTATGGTTCAAACGTCATGAAGTACCTAGTTGGTTTGGAATTTAGGAGGAAACAATATGTATGAAGAAGACATTGAGCACGCGTTAAGAGCACGTAAGTATAACGCGATTCGTGCAGATGAACGTGAGCTGATTAACGCTATCACGTACGATACAGACGGGATCATTAAGCGACGCCCGTGCTTTGGCTATTCGGAAGAATTTATTGGTGAGTTGCAAGAACACGATATTAACGTTTGCGAGCCAGATAAAAATTCTGATGAGAACTGGACGTTCACATTGCCACCAATGTATTAGGAGGAATGATCATGAAAGTTCATGTAGGTGATCGAGTGAGTTACAAGGCTGAATATAGTTGTGGTCAGCTGATAAGAGAAGCCGGCGTTGGCAGAGTAGTTGAAATCAAGTCAATTCCGTTCACGTTGCGCACAAAAAAAGATGTAGCTGTAGTAAAAGAGAATGGCCAGCAATTTGAAATCATTACTAATGGTATTCAAGTAATTAAGTAGGAGGGATGATCATGCGAGAAGTATCAATTTTACCACTCCACGAGTGGAAACGAGCGCAAAAAAATCCATCGCTAGTAGCGGCTAACGATGGACTGATGGAAAAGATGATTAATACTATCATCTACTCTATTCCAAAGCAGTCTCGTTTGCAAGTGCTAAGAAAGCGAGGACGGTAGTTATGACATCAATAGATTACGGCAAATTTATTAGCTTAGGTTCGAATGGACTTGGGAGAAGGAGGACTCCATTTCCATTGGTTTCAATTAGTTCCAATATTATGACTTTTAATGCTGCTGCAAGCGATGTAATAAATGACAAGGCATTTAAATATGTTACTTATAAGTATTATCAAAACCAATTATTGTTAGATCTTCAAAAATCAAAATCAGATGGATGCTACCGACTTTATAAACATAGTGGTTCCTTACAATCCAGCTTCAGGGCAGCCAGTACACAACTGAAAGAAAATACGGATTCCATCGATACTGATTTATATAACTACCAATACAAGCTGCTGCTGGAACCAGATGGCCATCATGTAGTCATTGACTTGGCACAACCATATATTAAAAAAGCTATAAAGCGAGGACGGTAGTTATGGAAAACCCATTACCTTATTTAGAACAACAGCATTGCATTTTCCATGGTATTGCACTGATTGCATCGATTGATCCGCAGGCATTAACGCCAGAATTACGTCAGATGAGAGACAACATGATTAAAGCAATCGACTTAAACGAACTTATGATCAATAGGGGGCTGAAATAATGGCGAATGAAGTAATTAATCTGCCAGACTACACAGTGGACTATCAACCGGTACCAATCAAAATTAACAACTTGGAAGGATTACAGGCGTCCATTGCACAATATGTATCGCGTTACTCGAATTTAGTAATCACCGAAGATAACGTAACTGACAGCAAGCAAGCGCGGGCCAAATTGAACAAGCTCAAAAAGGCGCTTGATGATCGGCGCAAAGAAATCAAACGAAATTATAATCAACCATTACGTGAGTTTGAAACCGAGGT encodes:
- a CDS encoding tyrosine-type recombinase/integrase, with the protein product MASITKRFGSWQTRISYKKRNGKYATFSKAGFKTKKAAQLYSNSIEDNIALGILPNDKKNSHVFAEYFNSWFEDFKKAKISERTQHRYIITYHELQNYFNQTEIENITRRKYQQFINAYGANHAKDTVKKVNSLIRACVHNAIYEDMITKDFTENVELVFNPKKSRKIEYLNMQEIQQLSAYSLNHINKNFTSHQMILTAIYTGMRLGEIQGLQWKDINTDFKTITVRHALNESTQELIPTKNESSNRIIRINQDLTDMFIEMKQHKRADLIFINQYGTVPTSAAVNKTLRESLKSLNIKRAGFHFHSLRHTHVAYLLYCGADLYAISKRLGHSDLATTTRVYSYLIEEYKVKTDNKIEQYLDDITAPKSVKEIAE
- a CDS encoding ImmA/IrrE family metallo-endopeptidase; translation: MNSYKLYLQVHQLADKLGTFDPFVIADSLGYRVEYASLGNLKGICTTASSGDVYIGLSDELQEVPEKYVVMAHELKHGLDHTSCAALYTIGNNWEGKMEREANLFACSELTALYKEQYGDRPQSFNEIQMAYGLPDKFYELMF
- a CDS encoding helix-turn-helix domain-containing protein; this encodes MDLKSRIQGLANEKHITLAELERITGISNGQIRRWDKSSPKADNLKKVADYFGVTTDYLLGRETQNSPDWATEDDKIDLDEWLKSNVPMGFQGMDMDDETKIKVRAFLEGVFWEDKQKHRNDDNKK
- a CDS encoding helix-turn-helix domain-containing protein, giving the protein MSTDLGVKVRGKLFEKDMTQIQLAKLVGISDVYLSDILHGRKTGPKPQEHIKKIKKILGI
- a CDS encoding ORF6N domain-containing protein, which codes for MNELKVIGCERIGQYEFTGIEGGFGENKKAMLVKDIAKIHERPVFKINELINNNIKRFKEGIDLIDLKHILQKDVFSEYGFSKAQWGNATNIYLLSERGYSKLLKILEDDKAWEIYDQLVDNYFNMRQAIKENQPSLVAGKRLEIMEKNASTRKANLLYKIAQATSSETSSQSLLAQAAKELTGEMTIPVMKHKEYSAGDVGKQLGISANKVGRIANSIEIKAEQPGQNEYGRWSNSKSQHSDKEVPQWLYFDEGVMAIKTANKGMNKR
- a CDS encoding DUF771 domain-containing protein — encoded protein: MTQSLLDQIEVTGTFRFPLPDGMKLVPVDSHGYEGESLTGRWWTMKDLREWCANKSVDWLKDNILENPRYSREIGAMERKGQIIHKGRGSAWKFKAKAMAEFLDKHGEELPW